TGTCCTTGGAGGTAATTTTTCAAAGTATAATGAAGTAAATTGTACCCGGATCGCCAGAATTTTTTCAGATGGAACACTTGATAGTACCTACAATACCGGATCTGGATTTAACGGTCAGGTATATGCAATGGCCATTCAGGAGGATAATAAAATAATTGTCGGCGGAAGTTTTACCCGTTATAATAATGATCCGTCTGCAATCAGAATAGTGAGGCTTCTTCCGGATGGTTCGCGCGATATATCATTTAAGACAGGACTTGGTGCAGATGCTGTTATTGAAGAAATTTTAATACAGCCCGATGGAAAAATACTTGTTGGAGGAAGATTTACCACTTTTAACGGAGAGTCTTCCCCGCATTTGGTCCGCTTAAATAATGATGGAAGTATTGATAAAAGTTTCAATATAGGATCCGGTTTTGACAAATATGTTTACGCCATCGCATTACAATCTGATCATAAAATAATTGTAGGAGGCTCTTTTTTAAGTTATAACGGAATTTCACAAAAAAGAATTCTTCGTCTAAATCCAGATGGCATTCTCGATACAACTTTTAATTCTGAAACTGGTTTTAATAAAGGAGATGTGCGTGCCATTCTGGTTCAGCCGGACGATCGTATTATAGTTGGCGGCACTTTCTCCGGAACCTATAAAAATAATGCCTCTTTAAGATTAATCAGATTATTAAAGTCCGGTGACTTCGATTCTTCATTTGAAGCCCGTCTCAATAATAAGCTTTTTGCCTTAAGCTTTACTTCGAATTTCAGGCTGTTAATCGGTGGAAATTTTAATTCCGTTTCGGGAATTTCAAAACATAGGATTTCAAGATTAAAACTTTGTCTGGATTCTACAATCTGGGACGGAAATGACTGGTCAAATGGCTACCCTTCCGGTGGAAAAGAAGTTCTTTTTAAAGAAGATTTTTCGAATTTAATTTCTTCAAATGTTTGCAGCTGCAATATTGAGAAAGGAAAAACAGTTTCACTCTTAAAAGGCAGCACATTAGGAATTGAATTTGATTATTCAGGTTCAGGTACTTTAGTTTTAGAAGATACCGCGAGTTTATATCAGTCAGATGATGATATTGTAAATACAGGAACAATCCATCTTAAAAGAAAAACGAACCCAATATTACGATATGATTTTACATTTTGGTCTTCTCCTGTCGGAAGTCATTCTTTGAAAGATGTTTCTCCTACGACCTTGTCTGATAAATATTATTCATACATTCCCGGATCCGGCTGGAAAATAGAATCACCTTCTACTACTATGATTTTAGGAAAAGGTTATATGATTAGAGCACCTCAGGAATATTCAATTACTTCAAGAGATACATACGAAGCGGTTTTTAAAGGCATACCAAATAATGGCAAAATAGAAATTACTTTGGGTGACCCAAGAACTTTTAGTTTAATTGGAAATCCCTATCCGTCTGCAATAGATGCCGATGTATTTTTAGAAGAAAATAAATCGAAGACCGCAGGCGCACTTTATTTCTGGACACATAATACCGCTGTAACGAATTTGAAATACAACTCAGATGATTATGCAGCTTACAATTTGGTTGGAGGCATAGGAGTTCAGGCAAAATCCAGCGGGGTTAATGAATTAGTTCCCAATGGCAAGATTGCGGCGGGGCAGTCGTTTTTTCTCAAAAGTACTGTATCTGGAAATCTTGAATTTAACAACAGCATGCGGATAAAAGGAAACAATAATTTCTTTTTTAAACATAATGAAATAATAAGTACTGACAAACCGAAGAAACATCGTTTTTGGCTGAACTTTTCAAATGACGAAGGAGCTTTTAAACAGATCCTAATTGGATATCTTGATGGAGCGTCGAATTCTTTTGACAGTAAATATGATGCGGAATCATTTAATGGTAATTCATTTGTTGATTTTTATTCTGTTGTTGATACAAAAAAATTAGTTATTCAAGGAAGAGCATTACCCATTGAAGATTCTGATGAAATTGTTTTAGGTTACAAAACCACGGCTGCCGGAAATTTCATAATATCGATTGACCATGCTGATGGTGATTTCACAAATAAAAAAATCTATCTTGAAGATAAATCGCTCAATACAATATTTGATTTAACTTCCAAAAATTATCTTTTTGAGAGCGAAGCAGGATCTTTTGCAGATCGGTTTGCAATACGATTTTTTGATACCACATTAAGTATACCTGAACATGACTGCGCAGATAATCTTATAGTATCAGTAAACAATAAAATTATAAAGATTAACAGCCTTCAGGAGGAACTAAAAAATGTTTTTGTATACGATATTGGAGGTAAATTATTGTATGAAAAACTAAAAGTTGACACTACTGAATTAGAAATAAAAAACCTTAACCGCAGCACTCAGGTTTTGGTAGTTAAAATAGAATTAAGAAAAGGTAAATTTTATTCAAAAAAGATCATTTTTTAACAGAAATTATAATAGAAAACCGAATCCATTTGCTTTTTTCAAATGGATTTTTTTTTGAAAAAAACGAAATACAATGGAATGATTTTTCTTTCAAAACGCTTGATTTTACTATGGATTGAAGGAATTAACATATGTTTTTAGTTTTTGTAGTTGATAAGATTAAAGTGTTAAAGTTCTAATTTTTAACACATTGCAATTATTGCGTTGTAAATAAAATCGTACCTTGTAGTTGTAATTCGTCAATTTTCGTATTTATAAGCCATTTTGAAATTCGCTTTTACTCTCTTTTTTAAGATGAATTTCTAATTTTTATCTGCCAAAAATATATTGATTGCTTTTTTAAATACCACACAAAAAACAGCATTAATACTATTTTACTGCCTTGACTTTTTGAAGCAGATTTTTTTCTGTTTTTAGAGTTTATTTTTTGAGGTATTTGAAATTATAATCTATCGGTATCATCTGATTTTGAGTTTTTTCTTTTAATTAAAAAATATAGCGCGATGAAAAAAAAATTACCTGCCTTATTTAATTACCCCCAAATTTTAAACCTTTGTTTTTCTTTATCGAATCATTCTAAGAATTCGCTTTCAAAAGTCAAATTATCCATTCTCTTCTCATTTTTTTGCGTTTCAATGTGGGCGCAGCTTCCCCCTCATACATTTGATGCCAATGGAACTGTAGTTGTCCCGGCGGGTATCATATCTATGGAAGTTGAGGGCTGGGGTGCCGGTGGTGCCGGTGGTGGAGCAAATAATTCCGTAGCATTAACTGGACGAGGAGGAGCCGGTGGTGGCGGCGGCGCGTATGCACATGGCTTTATAGGAGTTACTGCCGGAAATACTTTAAATGTTAGAGTAGCGGGAGCTACTACAGGTACAACCGGCTCAGGAGTTAATGGCGGAAATTCTTATATTGAAGGATTTGAGCTAGCGTTTTTAGCAGCTGGTGGTTTAGGCGGAATTGCTAACACAACAGGAACATCTGGAGGGGGTACAGGAGGCTCAGCCTCAACATCAAAAGGTTCAATTACAACAGTAGGTGGTAATGATGGAGGTGCCGGTGGAAATTTCCTTTTAAATTTAGGAGGTGCTTCCGGAGCAGGAGGAAAAGCCGGAGGTGCAGCCGGAGGTGCGGGTGGTGCATCCCGTACAAGTGCACTATTAGGTGTTGGTCCGGGAATTGCTGGTACACCTCCTGGAGGTGGTGGCAGTGGAGGACTGCATCTGGCAGGATCTGCCGCGCAGGCAGGTGGAGATGGTGCTGCCGGGAGAGTAATTGTAAGATATACATGTCCCACTTATGGAATAGGTACTCTTCAATCGGTACCCACATGTGTTTCAACGGCAACTTCTAATATAACATTTACCTCTACCGCAGCTTTACTGCCAACGGGAGTATATAATGTTACTTATAATCGCAGCTTGCCCTCTGGTACAGCATTAACAGCAACAATGACTGTTAGTACGGCCGGAACAGGATTTTTTACAGCTTCAGGACTTACAACTGCAGGAACCAGTGTAATAACCGTTACAAATATAAGTTCGGGTGTTTGTTCAACTCCTGTATCATCAGCTAATACTATTAATGTAACTGTTTCTCCTTCTACTGTTGGAGGAACTGTAGCGGGAGGAACTACCATATGTTCCGGATCAACAAGTGCTGCATTATCTTTGACAGGTCAGGTGGGTTCAATTATTCGTTGGGAATCTTCAGTATCTCCATTTTCTACATGGAATCCAATTTCAAATACAACAGCATCATATACATCAGGGGCTCTTACTCAGACTACTCAATTTCGAGCTGTAATCCAAAGCGGAACATGTTCTGTTGTTAATTCAGGAGCAACCACAGTTACAGTTAATCCACTTCCACAAGGAAGTTTAAGCGCAAATGGCCCATTCTGTGTTACCGGTGCAGGACAGCTTACATTTAATGCTACAGCCGGAACAGGTCCTTACACAATAGTTTATACAGAAAACGGTGGCACAAACCGTACAGTAACAGGTGTTACGAGTGGAACTCCTTTTAATGTATTTACTACTCCGGTCACGACTACCACTAATTATGCTATTGTTTCCGTTACCGATGCCAACTGTACACGCAGTACAGGTTTTACAGGAGGAGGTACAGCTGCTATTACAGTTAATCCATTACCTCAAGGAAGCTTAAGTGCTGTCAGTCCGCTTTGCGGCTCCGGTGCAGGTCAGTTAACATTTACAGCTTCCGCAGGAACCGGACCTTACACGATAGTGTATACAGAAAATGGCGGTACAAACCGTACAGCGACAGGAGTGGTGAGCGGTACTGCTTTTACACCTTTTACGACTCCGGTTACGGGGTCAACTACTTATGCTTTGGTTTCGGTTACCGGAGCAAACAGCTGTGTTCGAAGCTCAGGTTTTACCGGTTCGACAGCAGCTATAACAGTTAATCCGCTTCCTCAGGGAAGTTTAACTGCCTTGAGTCCTCTTTGCGGCTCGGGTGCTGGTCAGCTGACATTTACAGCTTCCGCGGGAACGGGACCTTACACGATAGTCTACACAGAAAACGGCGGTACAAACCGTACAGCAACGGGAGTGGTGAGCGGTACTGCTTTTGCGCCTTTTACTACTCCGGTTACGGCAACTACTAATTATGCTATTGTTTCAGTTACAGATGCGAATTGTACCAGAAGTACAGGTTTTACAGGAGGCGGAGCCACTATTACAGTTAATCCATTGCCTCAAGGAAGCTTAACTGCTGTGAGTCCGCTTTGTGGCTCCGGTGCTGGTCAGCTGACATTTACAGCTTCCTCAGGAACGGGACCTTACACGATAGTGTATACAGAAAACGGCGGTACAAACCGTACAGCAACGGGAGTGGTGAGCGGTACTGCATTTACACCTTTTACCACTCCGGTTACGGCAACTACTAATTATGCTATTGTTTCTATTACAGATGCGAATTGTACCAGAAGTACAGGTTTTACAGGAGGCGGAGCTACTATTACAGTTAATCCATTACCTCAAGGAAGTTTAAGTGCTGTGAGTCCGCTTTGCGGTTCTGGTGCAGGTCAGTTAACATTTACAGCTTCCGCAGGAACCGGACCTTACACGATAGTGTATACAGAAAATGGCGGTACAAACCGTACAGCAACAGGAGTGGTGAGCGGTACTGCTTTTACACCTTTTACGACTCCGGTTACAGGGTCAACCACTTATGCTTTGGTTTCGGTTACCGGAGCAAACAGCTGTGTTCGAAGTTCAGGTTTTACCAGTGCGACAGCAGCCATAACAGTTAATCCGGTACCAGTTCCAACTTTTACAGCCTCACCTCCTGCTTCAGTTTGTGTCAGTACAGATGTAACGTATACAACACAAGCTGGACAGACAAATTATCTCTGGACGATCCCGGGAACTTCGGGAACAGATTATACCATTACAGCCGGAGCAGCCTCTGCCACAAGTAATACAGTAACTTTGCAATGGCTTACAACGGGTAACAAAACGGTAACTGTTGGTTATTCTTCCAGCGGTTGTCCTTCAACTGTTAATGCAAGCAATACAACGGCGGCGATACAAACTGTAAAAGGTGCCGTAAATGGCGGGCAGCATATCTGTATTGGAAGTTCAAGTCCTTTGTTAACTCTAAGCGGCTACACAGGAACAATAGTCAGATGGGAATATGCAGAAGCAATACCGTATGTCTGGCAGTCAATTGCTCACACAGGAAGTACGTATCAGCCGGGAATATTAACCACTAGTACGAGCTACAGAGCAGTTGTGAAAAATGGAACATGCCCTGAAGATTACGCAGTAGAAACCAGAATAGATGTTGACCCAAGACCATCAACGCCAACCGTTGGAACTATTACACAGCCAAGTTGTGTTGTCCCAGGCGGAAGTGTAATTTTAAATGGTTTGATATCACCTGGCAGCTGGACAATTAATCAGTCAGGAACTGCAGTACAGACCTATTCGTCATCAGGAACAACTTATACAGTTTCAAATCTGGCTCCGGGAAATTATACTTTTACCATTCAGGAAACAGGAGGCTGTCAATCTTTACCAACAGTTAATGTAGAGATTATTGCGCCGGTAACCAATATCTGGAACGGAACAAGCTGGTCTAAAGGAACACCGCCTGTGGCGAGTGATGCTATCGAATTTGCAGGTAATTATTCGACTACGGGAGATTTGTCAGGATGTTCTTGTAAAGTTGATTCTGGGGTTACAGTTATAGTAAATTCAAATCACACCTTAACAATTACAAATGCTGTAACTAATAATGGCGGAACATTGCAGTTTGAAAATAATGCAAGTTTGCTGCAGGTTAATAATTCTGTAAATTCAGGAAACATAATTTACAAACGTAAAACAGCACCGATTCGTAGATATGATATGACATTCTGGTCTTCGCCTATAGTTCGTACTCCGGCATATACGCTGCACGATTTATCACCTGAAACACTAGCAGATAAATATTACGCTTATGACGTTTCGTTAGGCTGGGCAATAAGTTATGGAGGAACTGTAGAAATGATCCCGGGACACGGGTATCTGGTAAGAGCGCCACAGACTTTTGATATTGTAAATTATGCCGAATATGTTGCTTCATTTATTGGAGTGCCAAATAATGGCACAATTCCGATTCCTTTATTAGCATCAGAAAGATATCATATGGTAGGAAATCCATATCCTTCGGCAGTATATGCAGATCAGTTTATTTTTGATAATCAGTCAAATTTATACGGTAGTCTTTATTTTTGGACACACAATACAGCACCAATTGCTAATCCGGGTGGAGGCGGTTCTAAATATACTAATGACGATTATGCGGTTTATAATCTGGCAGGTAGTGTAACGGTAGGAGCAATGCAGGGTACAGGAGCGGGCTCACCTGGTAATCAGGATCCTCCTTCAGGATATATAGCCGCTGGTCAGTCATTTTTTGTTAAAGCTAAAAGTGTCGGAACAGCTAACTTTACCAATACCATGCGTGTTGCAGGCAATAATAATCAGTTTTTCAAGACAGATCAAAGCAATAAATCTGCTTTAGAGAGACATAGAGTCTGGCTTAATCTAACGAATACCGAAGGAGCTTTTAAACAATTATTAATTGGTTATATCGAAGGAGCAACTAATTCATGGGATAATAATTATGATGCAGTTACATTAAACGGAAATAAATTTCTTGATTTTTACAGTGTTAACGAGAATAGAAAACTGGTTATCCAGGGA
This portion of the Flavobacterium gelatinilyticum genome encodes:
- a CDS encoding T9SS sorting signal type C domain-containing protein, which encodes MIKNLLYAVLLFFLPFVIPVSAQQGKVDVTFNTVDDGLKGDGFDGTVRTISLQADNKLIVGGDYSSLNGIITSSLSRLNPDGTIDEGFDTGTGFTGKIYSSLIQQGGKIVLGGSFTSYKGINSGRLIRLNSDGSQDLSFNSSIGALTGIIYNMALQPDGKIIIVGSFTKYNNITVNRIARINSDGSLDNSFITGSGSPLLISDVKVLSNGKILAAGNFISFNKITANRIICLNSDGSIDNSFNTGTGFDDDVNTIALQQDGKILLGGNFTSYNGYTANRIIRLNENGSVDETFTGSGFNNGSVEIIKIGRSGNIMIGGSFTNHYNNEDVNRLVFLNTDGTVKNDFDIGSGPGSLSVLALAEDPDESWFIGGSFSVFDGQNQGRLAKISFEGELDSSYLSSGIGFDNSVLKMISLEDNKTIVTGSFTKFNNQPVFRITRLLEDGSNDQEFNKGQSGANNLIKTAVLQTDGKIVLGGNFSKYNEVNCTRIARIFSDGTLDSTYNTGSGFNGQVYAMAIQEDNKIIVGGSFTRYNNDPSAIRIVRLLPDGSRDISFKTGLGADAVIEEILIQPDGKILVGGRFTTFNGESSPHLVRLNNDGSIDKSFNIGSGFDKYVYAIALQSDHKIIVGGSFLSYNGISQKRILRLNPDGILDTTFNSETGFNKGDVRAILVQPDDRIIVGGTFSGTYKNNASLRLIRLLKSGDFDSSFEARLNNKLFALSFTSNFRLLIGGNFNSVSGISKHRISRLKLCLDSTIWDGNDWSNGYPSGGKEVLFKEDFSNLISSNVCSCNIEKGKTVSLLKGSTLGIEFDYSGSGTLVLEDTASLYQSDDDIVNTGTIHLKRKTNPILRYDFTFWSSPVGSHSLKDVSPTTLSDKYYSYIPGSGWKIESPSTTMILGKGYMIRAPQEYSITSRDTYEAVFKGIPNNGKIEITLGDPRTFSLIGNPYPSAIDADVFLEENKSKTAGALYFWTHNTAVTNLKYNSDDYAAYNLVGGIGVQAKSSGVNELVPNGKIAAGQSFFLKSTVSGNLEFNNSMRIKGNNNFFFKHNEIISTDKPKKHRFWLNFSNDEGAFKQILIGYLDGASNSFDSKYDAESFNGNSFVDFYSVVDTKKLVIQGRALPIEDSDEIVLGYKTTAAGNFIISIDHADGDFTNKKIYLEDKSLNTIFDLTSKNYLFESEAGSFADRFAIRFFDTTLSIPEHDCADNLIVSVNNKIIKINSLQEELKNVFVYDIGGKLLYEKLKVDTTELEIKNLNRSTQVLVVKIELRKGKFYSKKIIF
- a CDS encoding T9SS sorting signal type C domain-containing protein yields the protein MKKKLPALFNYPQILNLCFSLSNHSKNSLSKVKLSILFSFFCVSMWAQLPPHTFDANGTVVVPAGIISMEVEGWGAGGAGGGANNSVALTGRGGAGGGGGAYAHGFIGVTAGNTLNVRVAGATTGTTGSGVNGGNSYIEGFELAFLAAGGLGGIANTTGTSGGGTGGSASTSKGSITTVGGNDGGAGGNFLLNLGGASGAGGKAGGAAGGAGGASRTSALLGVGPGIAGTPPGGGGSGGLHLAGSAAQAGGDGAAGRVIVRYTCPTYGIGTLQSVPTCVSTATSNITFTSTAALLPTGVYNVTYNRSLPSGTALTATMTVSTAGTGFFTASGLTTAGTSVITVTNISSGVCSTPVSSANTINVTVSPSTVGGTVAGGTTICSGSTSAALSLTGQVGSIIRWESSVSPFSTWNPISNTTASYTSGALTQTTQFRAVIQSGTCSVVNSGATTVTVNPLPQGSLSANGPFCVTGAGQLTFNATAGTGPYTIVYTENGGTNRTVTGVTSGTPFNVFTTPVTTTTNYAIVSVTDANCTRSTGFTGGGTAAITVNPLPQGSLSAVSPLCGSGAGQLTFTASAGTGPYTIVYTENGGTNRTATGVVSGTAFTPFTTPVTGSTTYALVSVTGANSCVRSSGFTGSTAAITVNPLPQGSLTALSPLCGSGAGQLTFTASAGTGPYTIVYTENGGTNRTATGVVSGTAFAPFTTPVTATTNYAIVSVTDANCTRSTGFTGGGATITVNPLPQGSLTAVSPLCGSGAGQLTFTASSGTGPYTIVYTENGGTNRTATGVVSGTAFTPFTTPVTATTNYAIVSITDANCTRSTGFTGGGATITVNPLPQGSLSAVSPLCGSGAGQLTFTASAGTGPYTIVYTENGGTNRTATGVVSGTAFTPFTTPVTGSTTYALVSVTGANSCVRSSGFTSATAAITVNPVPVPTFTASPPASVCVSTDVTYTTQAGQTNYLWTIPGTSGTDYTITAGAASATSNTVTLQWLTTGNKTVTVGYSSSGCPSTVNASNTTAAIQTVKGAVNGGQHICIGSSSPLLTLSGYTGTIVRWEYAEAIPYVWQSIAHTGSTYQPGILTTSTSYRAVVKNGTCPEDYAVETRIDVDPRPSTPTVGTITQPSCVVPGGSVILNGLISPGSWTINQSGTAVQTYSSSGTTYTVSNLAPGNYTFTIQETGGCQSLPTVNVEIIAPVTNIWNGTSWSKGTPPVASDAIEFAGNYSTTGDLSGCSCKVDSGVTVIVNSNHTLTITNAVTNNGGTLQFENNASLLQVNNSVNSGNIIYKRKTAPIRRYDMTFWSSPIVRTPAYTLHDLSPETLADKYYAYDVSLGWAISYGGTVEMIPGHGYLVRAPQTFDIVNYAEYVASFIGVPNNGTIPIPLLASERYHMVGNPYPSAVYADQFIFDNQSNLYGSLYFWTHNTAPIANPGGGGSKYTNDDYAVYNLAGSVTVGAMQGTGAGSPGNQDPPSGYIAAGQSFFVKAKSVGTANFTNTMRVAGNNNQFFKTDQSNKSALERHRVWLNLTNTEGAFKQLLIGYIEGATNSWDNNYDAVTLNGNKFLDFYSVNENRKLVIQGRALPFDDSDVIQLGYSTTIEGEFSISIDRADGDLTNQNIYLEDKLTNSMHNLTASNYTFSTTIGTFLNRFLVRYKTNTLGVGDFENQNSGLLISVKDKIISLNASNDLIQEVSIYDVSGKLIYNTKKVEAPELQISDFKSADQVLLVKVTLNNGNTTTRKIVFY